A window from Corvus moneduloides isolate bCorMon1 chromosome 32, bCorMon1.pri, whole genome shotgun sequence encodes these proteins:
- the SLC44A2 gene encoding choline transporter-like protein 2 isoform X1: protein MDRAAGRRKPNGDYGTPQKYDPTFKGPIYDRGCTDIICCVLLVVAIVGYVVVGVVAWTHGDPRKVIHPTDSRGQFCGQQGTPNEKKPFLFYFDIVKCASPLVLLEFQCPTTQICVSKCPDRYMTYMTAYGNPTSLQYYRDFCTPEFGNSQKGPIEVLKDKECPAMLIPSTPLARRCFPAIQAKKGVIMVGNETTYDDGRGHRRNVTELLEGAKKANVVLETRQLAMKIFEDYTVSWYWIIIGLVIAMVASLIFIVLLRFLAGIMVWVMIVMVILVLGYGIFHCYMEYAKLKGEAGSDVSLTDLGFQTDLRVYLHLRQTWLAFLIILCVLELVIVLLLIFLRKRILIAIALIKEASRAIGHVMSSLLFPLCTFFLLCLCIAYWASTAVFLSTSNEAVYKVFNESTCPFSGQTCNPETFNTSNVTKLCPDAQCLFAFYGGETAYHKYLIVLQFFNVFMFFWLANFVIALGQVTLAGAFASYYWAFKKPDDMPAFPLFSAFGRALRYHTGSLAFGSLVLAIVQVIRVTLEYLDHRLKAAENKFAKFLLSCLKCCFWCLEKFIKFLNRNAYIMIAVYGTNFCTSARNAFFLLMRNIIRVAVLDKVTDFLFFLGKLLIVGSVGILAFFFFTQRIKLVQDTAPSLNYYWVPILTVIVGSYLIAHGFFSVYGMCVDTLFLCFCEDLERNDGSPERPYYMSPELSEILLKGHLEPSKSADSQG, encoded by the exons ATGGACCGAGCCGCGGGCAGGAGGAAACCGAACGGCGATTACG GAACGCCACAGAAGTATGACCCGACTTTCAAAGGTCCCATCTATGACAG gggctgcactgACATCATCTGCTGCGTCCTGCTCGTGGTGGCCATCGTGGGCTATGTGGTGGTCGGTGTCGTGG cctgGACCCACGGGGACCCCCGGAAGGTGATCCACCCCACGGACAGCCGCGGGCAGTTCTGCGGGCAGCAGGGGACCCCCAACGA gaaaaaacctttccttttttactttGACATCGTCAAGTGCGCGAGCccgctggtgctgctggaattCCAGTGCCCGACCACGCAG ATCTGCGTCAGCAAATGCCCTGACCGGTACATGACATACATGACCGCCTACGGAAATCCCACCTCGCTGCAATATTACCGGGATTTCTGCACCCCCGAGTTCGGGAACTCACAGAAG GGTCCCATCGAGGTGCTGAAGGACAAGGAGTGTCCGGCCATGCTCATTCCCAGCACCCCAC TGGCACGGAGGTGCTTCCCGGCCATCCAGGCCAAGAAGGGCGTCATCATGGTGGGCAACGAGACCACCTACGACGATGGCCGCGGGCACCGCAGGAACGTCACCGAGCTGCTGGAAGGGGCCAA AAAAGCCAACGTGGTGCTGGAGACCCGGCAGCTGGCCATGAAGATCTTCGAGGATTACACGGTGTCCTGGTACTGGATCATCAT AGGCCTCGTCATCGCTATGGTAGCCAGCCTGATCTTCATCGTGCTGCTGCGCTTCCTGGCCGGGATCATGGTCTGGGTGATGATCGTGATGGTGATCCTGGTGCTGGGATACg GAATCTTCCACTGTTACATGGAATACGCCAAGCTGAAAGGGGAAGCGGGGTCGGACGTGTCCCTGACGGATCTGGGCTTCCAGACTGACCTCCGTGTCTACCTCCACCTGCGGCAGACGTGGCTGGCGTTCC tGATCATCCTGTGCGTGCTGGAGCTGGTGATCGTGCTGCTGCTCATCTTCCTGCGCAAGAGGATCCTCATCGCCATTGCGCTCATCAAGGAGGCCAGCAG GGCCATTGGTCACGTCATGTCGTCGCTGCTGTTCCCCTTGTGCACCttcttcctgctgtgcctctgcatCGCCTACTGGGCCAGCACTGCAGT CTTCCTGTCTACCTCCAACGAGGCTGTTTACAAGGTGTTCAATGAGTCCACGTGCCCCTTCTCTGGGCAGACCTGCAATCCCGAG ACCTTCAACACCAGCAACGTCACCAAGCTGTGCCCTGATGCCCAGTGCCTCTTCGCGTTCTATGGTGGCGAGACGGCCTATCACAAGTACCTCATCGTGCTCCAGTTCTTCAATGTCTTCATGTTCTTCTGGCTCGCCAACTTCGTCATCGCGCTGGGCCAGGTGACGCTGGCGGGCGCCTTCGCCTCCTACTACTGGGCCTTCAAGAAGCCCGACGACATGCCGGCCTTCCCGCTCTTCTCCGCCTTCGGCCGCGCGCTCCG GTACCACACCGGCTCGCTGGCCTTCGGCTCGCTAGTCCTGGCCATTGTCCAGGTCATTAGGGTCACACTGGAGTACCTGGACCACCGGCTGAAAG CTGCCGAGAACAAGTTTGCCAAGTTCCTCCTGAGCTGCCTCAAGTGCTGCTTCTGGTGCCTGGAAAAGTTCATCAAGTTCCTCAACAGGAATGCCTACATCATG ATCGCCGTCTATGGCACCAACTTCTGCACCTCGGCCCGGAATGCGTTCTTCCTGCTGATGAGGAACATCATCCG GGTGGCCGTGTTAGATAAAGTCACGgatttcctcttcttccttggGAAGCTCCTCATTGTGGGAAGCGTGG GAATCCTCgccttcttcttcttcacccAGCGGATAAAGCTGGTCCAGGACACGGCGCCGTCACTGAATTACTACTGGGTCCCGATTCTG ACAGTGATCGTGGGCTCCTACCTCATTGCCCACGGGTTCTTCAGCGTGTACGGCATGTGCGTGGACAccctcttcctctgcttct GTGAAGATCTGGAGAGAAACGATGGATCTCCGGAGAGGCCTTACTACATGTCCCCCGAGCTCAGCGAGATCCTGCTGAAGGGGCACCTAGAACCTTCCAAAAGCGCCGATAGCCAAGGCTAG
- the SLC44A2 gene encoding choline transporter-like protein 2 isoform X3, which produces MDRAAGRRKPNGDYGTPQKYDPTFKGPIYDRGCTDIICCVLLVVAIVGYVVVGVVAWTHGDPRKVIHPTDSRGQFCGQQGTPNEKKPFLFYFDIVKCASPLVLLEFQCPTTQICVSKCPDRYMTYMTAYGNPTSLQYYRDFCTPEFGNSQKGPIEVLKDKECPAMLIPSTPLARRCFPAIQAKKGVIMVGNETTYDDGRGHRRNVTELLEGAKKANVVLETRQLAMKIFEDYTVSWYWIIIGLVIAMVASLIFIVLLRFLAGIMVWVMIVMVILVLGYGIFHCYMEYAKLKGEAGSDVSLTDLGFQTDLRVYLHLRQTWLAFLIILCVLELVIVLLLIFLRKRILIAIALIKEASRAIGHVMSSLLFPLCTFFLLCLCIAYWASTAVFLSTSNEAVYKVFNESTCPFSGQTCNPETFNTSNVTKLCPDAQCLFAFYGGETAYHKYLIVLQFFNVFMFFWLANFVIALGQVTLAGAFASYYWAFKKPDDMPAFPLFSAFGRALRYHTGSLAFGSLVLAIVQVIRVTLEYLDHRLKAAENKFAKFLLSCLKCCFWCLEKFIKFLNRNAYIMIAVYGTNFCTSARNAFFLLMRNIIRVAVLDKVTDFLFFLGKLLIVGSVGILAFFFFTQRIKLVQDTAPSLNYYWVPILTVIVGSYLIAHGFFSVYGMCVDTLFLCFLEDLERNDGSAEKPYFMSQNLRKLLKKTNKGQPDA; this is translated from the exons ATGGACCGAGCCGCGGGCAGGAGGAAACCGAACGGCGATTACG GAACGCCACAGAAGTATGACCCGACTTTCAAAGGTCCCATCTATGACAG gggctgcactgACATCATCTGCTGCGTCCTGCTCGTGGTGGCCATCGTGGGCTATGTGGTGGTCGGTGTCGTGG cctgGACCCACGGGGACCCCCGGAAGGTGATCCACCCCACGGACAGCCGCGGGCAGTTCTGCGGGCAGCAGGGGACCCCCAACGA gaaaaaacctttccttttttactttGACATCGTCAAGTGCGCGAGCccgctggtgctgctggaattCCAGTGCCCGACCACGCAG ATCTGCGTCAGCAAATGCCCTGACCGGTACATGACATACATGACCGCCTACGGAAATCCCACCTCGCTGCAATATTACCGGGATTTCTGCACCCCCGAGTTCGGGAACTCACAGAAG GGTCCCATCGAGGTGCTGAAGGACAAGGAGTGTCCGGCCATGCTCATTCCCAGCACCCCAC TGGCACGGAGGTGCTTCCCGGCCATCCAGGCCAAGAAGGGCGTCATCATGGTGGGCAACGAGACCACCTACGACGATGGCCGCGGGCACCGCAGGAACGTCACCGAGCTGCTGGAAGGGGCCAA AAAAGCCAACGTGGTGCTGGAGACCCGGCAGCTGGCCATGAAGATCTTCGAGGATTACACGGTGTCCTGGTACTGGATCATCAT AGGCCTCGTCATCGCTATGGTAGCCAGCCTGATCTTCATCGTGCTGCTGCGCTTCCTGGCCGGGATCATGGTCTGGGTGATGATCGTGATGGTGATCCTGGTGCTGGGATACg GAATCTTCCACTGTTACATGGAATACGCCAAGCTGAAAGGGGAAGCGGGGTCGGACGTGTCCCTGACGGATCTGGGCTTCCAGACTGACCTCCGTGTCTACCTCCACCTGCGGCAGACGTGGCTGGCGTTCC tGATCATCCTGTGCGTGCTGGAGCTGGTGATCGTGCTGCTGCTCATCTTCCTGCGCAAGAGGATCCTCATCGCCATTGCGCTCATCAAGGAGGCCAGCAG GGCCATTGGTCACGTCATGTCGTCGCTGCTGTTCCCCTTGTGCACCttcttcctgctgtgcctctgcatCGCCTACTGGGCCAGCACTGCAGT CTTCCTGTCTACCTCCAACGAGGCTGTTTACAAGGTGTTCAATGAGTCCACGTGCCCCTTCTCTGGGCAGACCTGCAATCCCGAG ACCTTCAACACCAGCAACGTCACCAAGCTGTGCCCTGATGCCCAGTGCCTCTTCGCGTTCTATGGTGGCGAGACGGCCTATCACAAGTACCTCATCGTGCTCCAGTTCTTCAATGTCTTCATGTTCTTCTGGCTCGCCAACTTCGTCATCGCGCTGGGCCAGGTGACGCTGGCGGGCGCCTTCGCCTCCTACTACTGGGCCTTCAAGAAGCCCGACGACATGCCGGCCTTCCCGCTCTTCTCCGCCTTCGGCCGCGCGCTCCG GTACCACACCGGCTCGCTGGCCTTCGGCTCGCTAGTCCTGGCCATTGTCCAGGTCATTAGGGTCACACTGGAGTACCTGGACCACCGGCTGAAAG CTGCCGAGAACAAGTTTGCCAAGTTCCTCCTGAGCTGCCTCAAGTGCTGCTTCTGGTGCCTGGAAAAGTTCATCAAGTTCCTCAACAGGAATGCCTACATCATG ATCGCCGTCTATGGCACCAACTTCTGCACCTCGGCCCGGAATGCGTTCTTCCTGCTGATGAGGAACATCATCCG GGTGGCCGTGTTAGATAAAGTCACGgatttcctcttcttccttggGAAGCTCCTCATTGTGGGAAGCGTGG GAATCCTCgccttcttcttcttcacccAGCGGATAAAGCTGGTCCAGGACACGGCGCCGTCACTGAATTACTACTGGGTCCCGATTCTG ACAGTGATCGTGGGCTCCTACCTCATTGCCCACGGGTTCTTCAGCGTGTACGGCATGTGCGTGGACAccctcttcctctgcttct
- the SLC44A2 gene encoding choline transporter-like protein 2 isoform X2: MGGHGDNYYGKHGTPQKYDPTFKGPIYDRGCTDIICCVLLVVAIVGYVVVGVVAWTHGDPRKVIHPTDSRGQFCGQQGTPNEKKPFLFYFDIVKCASPLVLLEFQCPTTQICVSKCPDRYMTYMTAYGNPTSLQYYRDFCTPEFGNSQKGPIEVLKDKECPAMLIPSTPLARRCFPAIQAKKGVIMVGNETTYDDGRGHRRNVTELLEGAKKANVVLETRQLAMKIFEDYTVSWYWIIIGLVIAMVASLIFIVLLRFLAGIMVWVMIVMVILVLGYGIFHCYMEYAKLKGEAGSDVSLTDLGFQTDLRVYLHLRQTWLAFLIILCVLELVIVLLLIFLRKRILIAIALIKEASRAIGHVMSSLLFPLCTFFLLCLCIAYWASTAVFLSTSNEAVYKVFNESTCPFSGQTCNPETFNTSNVTKLCPDAQCLFAFYGGETAYHKYLIVLQFFNVFMFFWLANFVIALGQVTLAGAFASYYWAFKKPDDMPAFPLFSAFGRALRYHTGSLAFGSLVLAIVQVIRVTLEYLDHRLKAAENKFAKFLLSCLKCCFWCLEKFIKFLNRNAYIMIAVYGTNFCTSARNAFFLLMRNIIRVAVLDKVTDFLFFLGKLLIVGSVGILAFFFFTQRIKLVQDTAPSLNYYWVPILTVIVGSYLIAHGFFSVYGMCVDTLFLCFCEDLERNDGSPERPYYMSPELSEILLKGHLEPSKSADSQG, translated from the exons ATGGGGGGCCACGGGGACAACTACTACGGCAAGCACG GAACGCCACAGAAGTATGACCCGACTTTCAAAGGTCCCATCTATGACAG gggctgcactgACATCATCTGCTGCGTCCTGCTCGTGGTGGCCATCGTGGGCTATGTGGTGGTCGGTGTCGTGG cctgGACCCACGGGGACCCCCGGAAGGTGATCCACCCCACGGACAGCCGCGGGCAGTTCTGCGGGCAGCAGGGGACCCCCAACGA gaaaaaacctttccttttttactttGACATCGTCAAGTGCGCGAGCccgctggtgctgctggaattCCAGTGCCCGACCACGCAG ATCTGCGTCAGCAAATGCCCTGACCGGTACATGACATACATGACCGCCTACGGAAATCCCACCTCGCTGCAATATTACCGGGATTTCTGCACCCCCGAGTTCGGGAACTCACAGAAG GGTCCCATCGAGGTGCTGAAGGACAAGGAGTGTCCGGCCATGCTCATTCCCAGCACCCCAC TGGCACGGAGGTGCTTCCCGGCCATCCAGGCCAAGAAGGGCGTCATCATGGTGGGCAACGAGACCACCTACGACGATGGCCGCGGGCACCGCAGGAACGTCACCGAGCTGCTGGAAGGGGCCAA AAAAGCCAACGTGGTGCTGGAGACCCGGCAGCTGGCCATGAAGATCTTCGAGGATTACACGGTGTCCTGGTACTGGATCATCAT AGGCCTCGTCATCGCTATGGTAGCCAGCCTGATCTTCATCGTGCTGCTGCGCTTCCTGGCCGGGATCATGGTCTGGGTGATGATCGTGATGGTGATCCTGGTGCTGGGATACg GAATCTTCCACTGTTACATGGAATACGCCAAGCTGAAAGGGGAAGCGGGGTCGGACGTGTCCCTGACGGATCTGGGCTTCCAGACTGACCTCCGTGTCTACCTCCACCTGCGGCAGACGTGGCTGGCGTTCC tGATCATCCTGTGCGTGCTGGAGCTGGTGATCGTGCTGCTGCTCATCTTCCTGCGCAAGAGGATCCTCATCGCCATTGCGCTCATCAAGGAGGCCAGCAG GGCCATTGGTCACGTCATGTCGTCGCTGCTGTTCCCCTTGTGCACCttcttcctgctgtgcctctgcatCGCCTACTGGGCCAGCACTGCAGT CTTCCTGTCTACCTCCAACGAGGCTGTTTACAAGGTGTTCAATGAGTCCACGTGCCCCTTCTCTGGGCAGACCTGCAATCCCGAG ACCTTCAACACCAGCAACGTCACCAAGCTGTGCCCTGATGCCCAGTGCCTCTTCGCGTTCTATGGTGGCGAGACGGCCTATCACAAGTACCTCATCGTGCTCCAGTTCTTCAATGTCTTCATGTTCTTCTGGCTCGCCAACTTCGTCATCGCGCTGGGCCAGGTGACGCTGGCGGGCGCCTTCGCCTCCTACTACTGGGCCTTCAAGAAGCCCGACGACATGCCGGCCTTCCCGCTCTTCTCCGCCTTCGGCCGCGCGCTCCG GTACCACACCGGCTCGCTGGCCTTCGGCTCGCTAGTCCTGGCCATTGTCCAGGTCATTAGGGTCACACTGGAGTACCTGGACCACCGGCTGAAAG CTGCCGAGAACAAGTTTGCCAAGTTCCTCCTGAGCTGCCTCAAGTGCTGCTTCTGGTGCCTGGAAAAGTTCATCAAGTTCCTCAACAGGAATGCCTACATCATG ATCGCCGTCTATGGCACCAACTTCTGCACCTCGGCCCGGAATGCGTTCTTCCTGCTGATGAGGAACATCATCCG GGTGGCCGTGTTAGATAAAGTCACGgatttcctcttcttccttggGAAGCTCCTCATTGTGGGAAGCGTGG GAATCCTCgccttcttcttcttcacccAGCGGATAAAGCTGGTCCAGGACACGGCGCCGTCACTGAATTACTACTGGGTCCCGATTCTG ACAGTGATCGTGGGCTCCTACCTCATTGCCCACGGGTTCTTCAGCGTGTACGGCATGTGCGTGGACAccctcttcctctgcttct GTGAAGATCTGGAGAGAAACGATGGATCTCCGGAGAGGCCTTACTACATGTCCCCCGAGCTCAGCGAGATCCTGCTGAAGGGGCACCTAGAACCTTCCAAAAGCGCCGATAGCCAAGGCTAG
- the SLC44A2 gene encoding choline transporter-like protein 2 isoform X4 yields MGGHGDNYYGKHGTPQKYDPTFKGPIYDRGCTDIICCVLLVVAIVGYVVVGVVAWTHGDPRKVIHPTDSRGQFCGQQGTPNEKKPFLFYFDIVKCASPLVLLEFQCPTTQICVSKCPDRYMTYMTAYGNPTSLQYYRDFCTPEFGNSQKGPIEVLKDKECPAMLIPSTPLARRCFPAIQAKKGVIMVGNETTYDDGRGHRRNVTELLEGAKKANVVLETRQLAMKIFEDYTVSWYWIIIGLVIAMVASLIFIVLLRFLAGIMVWVMIVMVILVLGYGIFHCYMEYAKLKGEAGSDVSLTDLGFQTDLRVYLHLRQTWLAFLIILCVLELVIVLLLIFLRKRILIAIALIKEASRAIGHVMSSLLFPLCTFFLLCLCIAYWASTAVFLSTSNEAVYKVFNESTCPFSGQTCNPETFNTSNVTKLCPDAQCLFAFYGGETAYHKYLIVLQFFNVFMFFWLANFVIALGQVTLAGAFASYYWAFKKPDDMPAFPLFSAFGRALRYHTGSLAFGSLVLAIVQVIRVTLEYLDHRLKAAENKFAKFLLSCLKCCFWCLEKFIKFLNRNAYIMIAVYGTNFCTSARNAFFLLMRNIIRVAVLDKVTDFLFFLGKLLIVGSVGILAFFFFTQRIKLVQDTAPSLNYYWVPILTVIVGSYLIAHGFFSVYGMCVDTLFLCFLEDLERNDGSAEKPYFMSQNLRKLLKKTNKGQPDA; encoded by the exons ATGGGGGGCCACGGGGACAACTACTACGGCAAGCACG GAACGCCACAGAAGTATGACCCGACTTTCAAAGGTCCCATCTATGACAG gggctgcactgACATCATCTGCTGCGTCCTGCTCGTGGTGGCCATCGTGGGCTATGTGGTGGTCGGTGTCGTGG cctgGACCCACGGGGACCCCCGGAAGGTGATCCACCCCACGGACAGCCGCGGGCAGTTCTGCGGGCAGCAGGGGACCCCCAACGA gaaaaaacctttccttttttactttGACATCGTCAAGTGCGCGAGCccgctggtgctgctggaattCCAGTGCCCGACCACGCAG ATCTGCGTCAGCAAATGCCCTGACCGGTACATGACATACATGACCGCCTACGGAAATCCCACCTCGCTGCAATATTACCGGGATTTCTGCACCCCCGAGTTCGGGAACTCACAGAAG GGTCCCATCGAGGTGCTGAAGGACAAGGAGTGTCCGGCCATGCTCATTCCCAGCACCCCAC TGGCACGGAGGTGCTTCCCGGCCATCCAGGCCAAGAAGGGCGTCATCATGGTGGGCAACGAGACCACCTACGACGATGGCCGCGGGCACCGCAGGAACGTCACCGAGCTGCTGGAAGGGGCCAA AAAAGCCAACGTGGTGCTGGAGACCCGGCAGCTGGCCATGAAGATCTTCGAGGATTACACGGTGTCCTGGTACTGGATCATCAT AGGCCTCGTCATCGCTATGGTAGCCAGCCTGATCTTCATCGTGCTGCTGCGCTTCCTGGCCGGGATCATGGTCTGGGTGATGATCGTGATGGTGATCCTGGTGCTGGGATACg GAATCTTCCACTGTTACATGGAATACGCCAAGCTGAAAGGGGAAGCGGGGTCGGACGTGTCCCTGACGGATCTGGGCTTCCAGACTGACCTCCGTGTCTACCTCCACCTGCGGCAGACGTGGCTGGCGTTCC tGATCATCCTGTGCGTGCTGGAGCTGGTGATCGTGCTGCTGCTCATCTTCCTGCGCAAGAGGATCCTCATCGCCATTGCGCTCATCAAGGAGGCCAGCAG GGCCATTGGTCACGTCATGTCGTCGCTGCTGTTCCCCTTGTGCACCttcttcctgctgtgcctctgcatCGCCTACTGGGCCAGCACTGCAGT CTTCCTGTCTACCTCCAACGAGGCTGTTTACAAGGTGTTCAATGAGTCCACGTGCCCCTTCTCTGGGCAGACCTGCAATCCCGAG ACCTTCAACACCAGCAACGTCACCAAGCTGTGCCCTGATGCCCAGTGCCTCTTCGCGTTCTATGGTGGCGAGACGGCCTATCACAAGTACCTCATCGTGCTCCAGTTCTTCAATGTCTTCATGTTCTTCTGGCTCGCCAACTTCGTCATCGCGCTGGGCCAGGTGACGCTGGCGGGCGCCTTCGCCTCCTACTACTGGGCCTTCAAGAAGCCCGACGACATGCCGGCCTTCCCGCTCTTCTCCGCCTTCGGCCGCGCGCTCCG GTACCACACCGGCTCGCTGGCCTTCGGCTCGCTAGTCCTGGCCATTGTCCAGGTCATTAGGGTCACACTGGAGTACCTGGACCACCGGCTGAAAG CTGCCGAGAACAAGTTTGCCAAGTTCCTCCTGAGCTGCCTCAAGTGCTGCTTCTGGTGCCTGGAAAAGTTCATCAAGTTCCTCAACAGGAATGCCTACATCATG ATCGCCGTCTATGGCACCAACTTCTGCACCTCGGCCCGGAATGCGTTCTTCCTGCTGATGAGGAACATCATCCG GGTGGCCGTGTTAGATAAAGTCACGgatttcctcttcttccttggGAAGCTCCTCATTGTGGGAAGCGTGG GAATCCTCgccttcttcttcttcacccAGCGGATAAAGCTGGTCCAGGACACGGCGCCGTCACTGAATTACTACTGGGTCCCGATTCTG ACAGTGATCGTGGGCTCCTACCTCATTGCCCACGGGTTCTTCAGCGTGTACGGCATGTGCGTGGACAccctcttcctctgcttct